CACGGCTTTTTGCTCTATGTCAACAAAATAGTTGAGCTTTGGTGAGAGAAGACACAGAGATTGATTGCGCTCACCTCTAATTTTCTATATGGTATTACAGCATGGAAACACTTCGATTAAAGCGGAAGGAAGAGCATCGGATTTTGATGGGGCATCCTTGGGTTTTTAGCAATGAAATTGATCAATTTCCCAAAGGAATTCCTCCAGGTTCATTTGTTGAAATTTGCCGTTTTGACGGATGTTTTATCGGGCAAGGGTACTTTAACCCCCGTTCTTTGATTGCGGTCCGCCTTCTGACCCGTTCAAAAGAGTCGATGGACGATAAATTTTTTCGCCAAAGGATTCATCAAGCGGCCCACCTTCGAAGCAAATTATTTCCAAGTGAAAATTGTTACAGGCTTATCTTCAGTGAAGCCGATGGTTTGCCCGGTTTAATCGTCGATCGGTATGGAAAGTTTCTGGTGATGCAAAATTTAACCGCGGGAATGGAAAATCTCTCCCAGGTCATTCTCCAAATATTAGAAGAGATCTTTGATCCCCAGGGGATCGTTTTAAGAAATGATTCCCCCATTCGTGAATTGGAAGGGCTTCCCCTGGAGAAAAAAATTGTTTTTGGGAAGGTTGACGGTCCTATTCGGGTTATACGCAATGGGATGACCTTTGAAACGGATCTTCTGGAGGGCCAGAAAACAGGGCTCTTTCTAGACCAATTTGAGAATTACCGGGTTTTAAAAGGTCTGGTTTCAGGGGCATCTGTTTTGGATGGATTTTGCTATGGAGGAGGGTGGGCGCTCTGGGCTGCCCGTTATGGTGCCTTATCGGTCATCGGAGTGGACGGATCGGAGGTGGCCATTCAATCCGCCTTGAGAAATGCTTCAATAAACAATTTAGAGTCGCAGTGCCGATTTATTCGGGCTGACGTTTTTGATTTTTTAAAGGAAAAGAAAAACCAAGTGTCTCATTTTGACTGCATCATTTTGGATCCCCCC
The window above is part of the Nitrospiria bacterium genome. Proteins encoded here:
- a CDS encoding class I SAM-dependent rRNA methyltransferase: METLRLKRKEEHRILMGHPWVFSNEIDQFPKGIPPGSFVEICRFDGCFIGQGYFNPRSLIAVRLLTRSKESMDDKFFRQRIHQAAHLRSKLFPSENCYRLIFSEADGLPGLIVDRYGKFLVMQNLTAGMENLSQVILQILEEIFDPQGIVLRNDSPIRELEGLPLEKKIVFGKVDGPIRVIRNGMTFETDLLEGQKTGLFLDQFENYRVLKGLVSGASVLDGFCYGGGWALWAARYGALSVIGVDGSEVAIQSALRNASINNLESQCRFIRADVFDFLKEKKNQVSHFDCIILDPPAFVKRKNKIMEGLKGYRELNRNAMARLKSGGFLITSSCSHHVSLDLFQETIQKAANQAKKNLRLLETRGQSRDHPSLPAAKETTYLKCMVFQVD